In Campylobacter mucosalis, a single window of DNA contains:
- a CDS encoding C69 family dipeptidase — translation MRKTKLVAISAVLSAVLSTSAFSCTTILVGEEASSDGSLLIARSADSKATKAQLFLIHPEKHNQTGIHSSKAHQGANDFTYPLPKYSMRYTTVPNWQTKLHGAVGYNDAGVGISGTETIYAKDELLKIDPYNEEKGITEDDIPDVLLPRMKSAKEGVMLLGEIIETIGAGEGFGVAFVDKDELWYLETGTGHQWIAVKIPKDVYFSSGNQGRLREYEPNNPNFLASKNLIEFAIKNGTYDLSKDGKFDFKKAYTRDDERDVAYNYPRVWWVQKMFNPSLKQEVKDGSNFPVYLKPEKKLSVDDLKAAMRSHYDGTKYDPYVNQGTGDNIYRTISVFRTYESHVMQVRPWLPQEIGRVSYVAIGMADLSVYLPYYYGIDGFIDGYDKGTNKADDESIYWVYRKLQTLVMTDYNKYSPIVKKAYADFEAKLAIKQVQMEKEYVIFYKTDKKKANKLLNDFSKNTMSEAKELTKKLTNEIFTQLTDDIDTKFKQLNKGKKD, via the coding sequence ATGAGAAAAACTAAGTTGGTGGCTATATCAGCCGTTTTGTCTGCAGTTTTAAGCACCTCTGCATTTTCTTGCACTACTATTTTAGTAGGCGAAGAGGCATCATCAGACGGATCGCTACTAATTGCTAGAAGTGCCGATAGTAAGGCTACTAAGGCACAACTATTTTTAATACACCCAGAAAAGCACAATCAAACGGGCATTCATAGCTCAAAGGCACACCAAGGTGCAAATGATTTTACCTATCCGCTACCAAAATACTCTATGCGTTATACGACCGTGCCAAACTGGCAAACCAAACTACACGGAGCAGTTGGTTATAATGACGCAGGTGTTGGCATAAGTGGCACAGAAACCATATATGCAAAAGATGAGCTTTTAAAAATAGATCCATACAATGAAGAAAAAGGCATAACAGAAGATGACATCCCAGACGTTCTTTTGCCTAGAATGAAAAGTGCTAAAGAGGGCGTAATGCTACTTGGAGAGATTATAGAGACAATAGGTGCAGGAGAGGGATTTGGTGTAGCGTTTGTTGATAAGGATGAGCTTTGGTATCTTGAAACGGGCACAGGTCATCAGTGGATAGCGGTAAAAATTCCAAAAGACGTCTACTTTTCATCAGGAAATCAGGGTCGCTTACGCGAATATGAACCAAATAATCCAAATTTTCTAGCTTCAAAAAACCTAATAGAATTTGCCATAAAAAATGGCACATACGATCTTAGTAAAGACGGAAAATTTGACTTTAAAAAGGCATATACTAGAGATGATGAAAGGGATGTGGCATATAATTACCCTAGAGTTTGGTGGGTTCAAAAGATGTTTAACCCAAGTTTAAAACAAGAAGTAAAAGACGGAAGTAACTTTCCTGTGTATCTAAAACCAGAGAAAAAGCTAAGTGTAGATGATTTAAAGGCGGCGATGAGATCTCACTATGACGGCACAAAATACGATCCATACGTAAATCAAGGTACAGGAGATAATATTTACCGAACTATCAGCGTCTTTAGAACATATGAGTCGCACGTTATGCAGGTTCGTCCGTGGCTACCACAAGAGATAGGTAGGGTTTCATACGTGGCGATTGGCATGGCTGATTTGAGCGTTTATTTGCCGTATTACTATGGCATAGATGGCTTTATTGACGGATATGATAAAGGCACAAATAAGGCTGATGATGAGTCTATTTACTGGGTATATAGGAAGCTTCAGACGCTTGTTATGACAGATTATAATAAATACTCGCCAATAGTTAAAAAAGCTTATGCTGATTTTGAGGCAAAATTAGCCATAAAACAAGTTCAAATGGAAAAAGAGTATGTCATTTTTTATAAAACTGACAAGAAAAAAGCAAATAAATTGCTAAATGATTTTTCAAAAAATACTATGAGCGAGGCAAAAGAGCTAACCAAAAAGCTAACAAATGAAATTTTTACCCAACTTACTGATGATATAGATACCAAATTTAAGCAACTTAATAAAGGTAAAAAAGACTAA
- a CDS encoding DUF4492 domain-containing protein, with amino-acid sequence MFKSILEFYLTGFRNMKLGRTLWLIIFVKLFIMFFVIKMLFFSENMSKKFKTDAEKTNFVYENLIKNKE; translated from the coding sequence ATGTTTAAGAGTATTTTAGAATTTTATTTAACTGGTTTTAGAAATATGAAGCTTGGCAGAACGCTGTGGCTGATTATTTTTGTTAAGCTTTTTATTATGTTTTTTGTCATAAAAATGCTTTTTTTTAGCGAAAATATGAGTAAAAAATTTAAAACAGATGCTGAAAAAACAAATTTTGTATATGAAAATTTAATCAAAAATAAGGAGTAA
- a CDS encoding cytochrome ubiquinol oxidase subunit I: protein MAELASVDWSRAQFALTAIYHFLFVPLTLGLSFIIAIMESIYVKTGNQQWRDITKFWLKLFGINFAIGVATGIIMEFEFGTNWANYSWFVGDIFGAPLAIEGLLAFFLESTFFAIMFFGWDKVSKKFHLISTWLVAIGSNLSAMWILIANGWMQYPIGMQFNPDTARMEMQNFFEVALSPVGMIKFLHTVTSGYTISALFVIGISAWFMLKGRHLVMAKKSIIVAASFGLVTSVFLLFSGDESAYQATRTQPMKLAAMEGLYKGDTRQGLIAVGILDPSKKPGDEKDPFLVDIEVPYMLSLLGKRDINGFVAGIDDLLYGNEKYGMESVASKMQKGKLAIQALADYKAAKTAKDTAAMANAKQILDQNMKFLGYGYLDKPEDAVPPVATTFYSFHVMVALGSYFIALFFVLTYLCMANNIENFKKLLWLCVFSIPLGYIAAEAGWIVAEVGRQPWVIQDLMTVGVGATNLADTNVKISFTLFALLFTALLIAEVKIMLKQIKIGFEQNA from the coding sequence ATGGCTGAACTAGCCTCGGTAGATTGGTCAAGGGCGCAGTTTGCACTCACGGCTATATATCACTTTTTGTTCGTTCCACTTACGTTGGGACTTAGTTTTATAATCGCTATAATGGAGAGTATATACGTCAAAACTGGTAACCAGCAGTGGCGAGATATAACGAAATTTTGGCTCAAGCTTTTTGGTATAAATTTTGCCATTGGCGTTGCAACTGGAATTATTATGGAGTTTGAGTTTGGCACAAACTGGGCAAATTATAGCTGGTTTGTGGGCGATATTTTTGGTGCACCACTTGCGATTGAGGGGTTGCTGGCATTTTTTCTTGAAAGCACATTTTTTGCTATTATGTTTTTTGGCTGGGATAAGGTTAGTAAGAAATTTCACCTTATATCAACCTGGCTTGTGGCGATAGGCTCAAACCTTTCTGCGATGTGGATACTAATAGCAAATGGCTGGATGCAGTATCCTATCGGTATGCAGTTTAATCCAGATACCGCAAGAATGGAGATGCAAAATTTCTTTGAAGTGGCTCTTAGCCCGGTTGGAATGATAAAATTTCTACACACCGTCACTAGTGGATATACCATCTCTGCGCTTTTTGTTATAGGAATTTCAGCTTGGTTTATGCTAAAAGGCAGACATCTTGTTATGGCCAAAAAATCAATCATCGTAGCAGCTAGTTTTGGTTTAGTAACATCTGTATTTTTACTATTTAGCGGAGATGAGAGTGCGTATCAAGCTACAAGAACTCAACCTATGAAACTTGCAGCGATGGAGGGACTTTACAAGGGCGATACAAGGCAGGGGCTTATAGCTGTGGGTATACTTGATCCTAGTAAAAAACCTGGAGATGAAAAAGATCCATTTTTGGTTGATATCGAAGTGCCTTATATGCTTTCACTGCTTGGAAAACGCGATATAAACGGCTTTGTAGCTGGTATTGACGATCTGCTTTATGGCAACGAAAAATACGGCATGGAGAGCGTAGCAAGTAAAATGCAAAAGGGTAAACTAGCTATACAAGCCTTGGCTGATTATAAAGCTGCAAAAACAGCCAAAGACACCGCAGCTATGGCTAATGCAAAGCAAATTTTAGACCAAAATATGAAATTTTTAGGATATGGATACCTTGATAAACCAGAAGACGCTGTACCACCTGTGGCTACGACATTTTATAGTTTTCACGTTATGGTCGCACTTGGTAGCTATTTTATAGCGTTATTTTTTGTGCTTACTTATCTTTGTATGGCAAATAATATTGAAAATTTCAAAAAGTTACTTTGGCTGTGTGTATTTAGTATACCGCTTGGTTATATTGCAGCTGAGGCTGGTTGGATAGTGGCTGAAGTTGGTCGTCAGCCGTGGGTTATACAAGATCTTATGACGGTTGGCGTTGGTGCAACAAATCTAGCTGATACAAATGTCAAAATTTCATTTACTCTATTTGCGTTGCTATTTACAGCACTGCTTATAGCTGAAGTGAAGATTATGCTTAAACAGATAAAGATAGGATTTGAACAGAATGCTTAG
- a CDS encoding cytochrome d ubiquinol oxidase subunit II yields the protein MLSLEFLHIYWWFIVSLLGGLLVFMMFVQGGQTLIFSLGKSEIQKDMIINSIGRKWELTFTTLVMFGGACFAAFPLFYATSFGGAYWVWLAILFCFIIQAVSYEYRKKPDNFLGEKTYEIFLFINGSLGVILIGMAVSTFFAGSDFSLNEHNFVKWGSAFRGLEALGNPMLYLLGFAMFFLARMGGSLYLINNIDDDELRQNARKALVKNTIAFLPFFLAFLAWVLTKDGFGYDENGIVSMTEYKYALNLIQMPVVALAVVLGVLLVLFGVFKGAFTSSIYGIIYFGVGVVLVVTSLFLITGLNQTAFYPSFSDLQSSLTIKTASSSHYTLNVMFYISFLVPVILGYIFVVWRAIDSRKITKDEIKNDHHAY from the coding sequence ATGCTTAGTTTAGAATTTTTACACATTTATTGGTGGTTTATAGTTAGTTTACTTGGCGGACTTTTGGTGTTTATGATGTTTGTTCAAGGTGGTCAGACGCTTATATTTTCGCTTGGAAAGAGCGAGATACAAAAAGATATGATTATAAATTCTATCGGTAGAAAATGGGAGCTTACCTTTACCACTCTTGTTATGTTTGGCGGAGCTTGTTTTGCTGCGTTTCCGCTATTTTATGCTACGAGTTTTGGTGGGGCTTACTGGGTTTGGCTTGCGATTTTGTTCTGTTTTATTATCCAAGCTGTAAGCTATGAGTACCGCAAAAAACCAGATAATTTTTTGGGCGAAAAGACCTATGAAATTTTCCTTTTTATCAATGGCTCTTTAGGGGTTATTTTAATAGGTATGGCTGTTAGCACATTTTTTGCTGGTAGTGATTTTAGTCTCAATGAGCATAATTTTGTTAAGTGGGGAAGTGCTTTTAGAGGGCTTGAAGCTCTGGGTAATCCTATGCTATACCTGCTTGGTTTTGCGATGTTTTTTCTTGCTCGTATGGGAGGTTCGCTATATCTTATAAATAACATAGACGATGATGAACTAAGACAAAATGCACGCAAGGCATTAGTGAAAAATACGATAGCATTTTTGCCGTTTTTTCTTGCATTTTTAGCCTGGGTACTTACAAAAGATGGCTTTGGTTATGATGAAAATGGAATTGTAAGTATGACTGAGTATAAATACGCATTAAATTTAATCCAAATGCCAGTGGTTGCGTTAGCTGTGGTACTTGGTGTTTTGCTTGTACTATTTGGTGTATTTAAGGGCGCTTTTACATCTAGTATTTATGGTATTATTTATTTTGGTGTTGGCGTGGTGCTTGTTGTTACCTCTTTATTTTTAATAACTGGGCTAAATCAGACAGCATTCTACCCATCTTTTAGCGACCTTCAGAGCTCTCTTACGATAAAAACCGCGAGTTCAAGCCACTACACACTAAATGTTATGTTTTATATTAGCTTTTTAGTGCCTGTGATCTTAGGCTATATTTTTGTCGTGTGGCGTGCGATAGATAGTCGCAAGATAACTAAAGATGAGATCAAAAATGATCATCACGCATATTAG
- the lpxD gene encoding UDP-3-O-(3-hydroxymyristoyl)glucosamine N-acyltransferase — translation MKLSEISAKIGAKFSGEDLEILALNSLNNAGKNELTYCDGEKNAKFISDTKASAILLTSEFSALAPSGCVVLECENPHLAFAILSEIFAKPLFCQTKPQNISQTAKIMPNVYIGQGVSVGENSVIMHGAFLGDNVKVGKNCIIHPNVVVYNDCVIGDNCHLNANCVIGSDGFGYAHTKLGEHVKIYHNGNVVLEDNVEIGSCTTIDRGVFESTIIKRGTKIDNLVQIGHNCELGQGCIIVSQAGLAGSTKLGRNVVMGGQSGSAGHVSVGDFAQIAARGGVSKDLEGSKKYAGTYPIMELGEYFKFQAKIMRFFKKK, via the coding sequence ATGAAACTTAGTGAAATTTCAGCAAAAATAGGTGCAAAATTTAGTGGAGAGGATTTAGAAATTTTGGCTCTAAATTCTCTTAATAACGCGGGTAAAAATGAGTTAACATATTGTGATGGAGAAAAAAACGCCAAATTCATATCTGACACAAAGGCTAGTGCCATACTTTTAACTAGCGAATTTAGTGCACTAGCACCTAGTGGTTGCGTGGTTTTAGAGTGTGAAAATCCGCATTTAGCGTTTGCGATTTTAAGTGAAATTTTTGCAAAACCGCTATTTTGCCAGACAAAACCCCAAAACATATCACAAACCGCAAAAATAATGCCAAACGTATACATAGGGCAGGGCGTGAGTGTTGGAGAAAATAGTGTGATTATGCACGGAGCTTTTTTAGGTGACAATGTAAAAGTTGGCAAAAACTGCATAATCCACCCAAACGTAGTTGTGTATAACGACTGCGTCATCGGCGACAACTGCCACCTAAACGCCAACTGCGTCATCGGCTCAGACGGCTTTGGCTACGCTCATACAAAGCTTGGCGAACACGTTAAAATTTATCACAACGGCAATGTCGTGCTTGAAGATAACGTTGAGATCGGCTCTTGTACTACTATCGATAGAGGTGTTTTTGAAAGCACTATTATAAAGCGTGGCACAAAGATTGATAACTTGGTTCAAATTGGACACAACTGCGAATTAGGGCAGGGTTGTATCATAGTATCACAAGCAGGACTTGCAGGCTCTACAAAGCTTGGACGAAACGTCGTAATGGGTGGTCAAAGTGGCTCAGCAGGACACGTTAGTGTTGGAGATTTTGCTCAGATCGCAGCTCGTGGCGGGGTTAGTAAAGATCTTGAAGGTTCTAAAAAATATGCTGGTACGTATCCGATAATGGAGCTTGGAGAATACTTTAAATTTCAAGCAAAGATTATGAGATTTTTTAAAAAGAAGTAA
- the ilvN gene encoding acetolactate synthase small subunit, which produces MRRVISVIVLNEHGVLARIAGLFAGRGYNIDTLTVAPIPESKFSRLSIITSGDERVLEQIVKQLHKLIPTYKVIESGEFVEKEMALVKIPLSENFAGLDAILNAYNGSVTNTNENSIIVMVCDDTNRIENFLKAIKKFNPTDIVRGGSVLMDM; this is translated from the coding sequence ATTAGAAGAGTAATATCAGTCATCGTATTAAACGAACACGGCGTTTTAGCACGTATTGCTGGGCTGTTTGCTGGGCGTGGATACAACATCGACACGCTAACTGTCGCACCAATTCCTGAGAGCAAATTTTCACGCCTTAGCATAATCACAAGCGGAGATGAGCGTGTGCTAGAGCAGATAGTAAAACAGCTTCACAAACTTATCCCAACATATAAAGTTATCGAAAGTGGCGAGTTTGTCGAAAAAGAGATGGCACTTGTAAAAATTCCACTATCTGAAAATTTTGCCGGACTTGACGCGATACTAAACGCCTACAACGGCAGTGTGACAAACACAAACGAAAACAGCATAATCGTTATGGTGTGCGATGATACAAACAGAATCGAAAATTTCTTAAAAGCTATCAAAAAATTTAACCCAACAGATATCGTACGTGGCGGATCTGTATTAATGGATATGTAA
- a CDS encoding acetolactate synthase large subunit, translating to MKELNGSQMISEALKEEGVKVVFGYPGGAALNIFDETYKQKYFTHILTRHEQAAVHAADGYARASGEVGVAFVTSGPGFTNAVTGLATAYSDSIPLVLISGQVATSLIGTDAFQEIDAVGISRSCVKHNYLVKDIDELPRILKEAFYIAKTGRPGPVHIDIPKDITAKTAKFEYPKEINMPTYKPTYKGNAKQIKKAIETINACSRPLLYIGGGAIASGASEILRKFAKKTKIPAISTLMGLGVLSKDDELNLGMAGMHGSYAANMAISEADLIIALGARFDDRITGKLDEFARSAKIIHVDIDPSSISKIVNAHFPIVGDLKGVLEEMYERIEIKGDKFAPWREVLNRYNDLYPLKFQDSDQILKPQWVVQKTAQIAGDEAIISTDVGQHQMWVAQFYPFKNPRQLITSGGQGTMGYGLPAAIGAKWAMSDKPVINFTGDGSILMNIQELIVSAIGKKPVVNIILNNNFLGMVRQWQTFFYEERYSQTDLSFQPDFVKLAESLGGIGFRVKTKDEFENALKQALKSEKPSLIDVVVDRFENVLPMVPAGAAIYNMILDDKGQR from the coding sequence ATGAAAGAGCTAAATGGTTCGCAGATGATAAGCGAAGCACTAAAAGAAGAGGGTGTTAAAGTTGTTTTTGGCTATCCTGGCGGTGCGGCGTTAAATATCTTTGATGAAACTTACAAACAAAAATATTTCACACACATACTTACTAGGCACGAACAAGCAGCAGTTCACGCAGCAGATGGATATGCTAGGGCTTCTGGCGAGGTTGGTGTGGCATTTGTGACATCAGGTCCTGGTTTTACAAATGCCGTAACAGGTCTTGCAACCGCATATAGCGATAGCATACCGCTAGTTTTAATAAGCGGACAAGTAGCCACAAGCCTAATAGGCACCGACGCGTTTCAAGAGATTGACGCGGTTGGAATTTCTCGCTCTTGCGTTAAGCACAACTATTTAGTAAAAGATATAGATGAGTTGCCTAGAATTTTAAAAGAGGCATTTTATATCGCAAAAACCGGCAGACCAGGTCCGGTGCATATTGATATACCAAAGGATATAACCGCAAAAACGGCTAAATTTGAGTATCCAAAAGAGATTAATATGCCAACGTATAAACCAACATACAAGGGTAACGCAAAACAGATAAAAAAGGCAATAGAAACGATAAATGCCTGTTCTAGACCTTTGCTTTACATCGGTGGTGGTGCGATAGCTTCAGGTGCTAGTGAAATTTTACGAAAATTTGCTAAAAAAACTAAAATTCCAGCCATTAGTACACTTATGGGACTTGGGGTTTTAAGCAAAGATGATGAGTTAAATTTGGGTATGGCTGGTATGCACGGAAGCTATGCTGCAAATATGGCTATTAGTGAGGCTGATCTTATCATAGCCCTTGGAGCAAGGTTTGATGATAGGATAACTGGAAAGCTAGATGAGTTTGCTAGATCAGCAAAAATCATTCACGTTGATATCGATCCGAGCTCTATTTCTAAGATAGTTAATGCACACTTTCCAATAGTTGGTGACTTAAAAGGTGTGCTTGAGGAGATGTATGAGCGTATCGAGATAAAAGGCGATAAATTTGCCCCTTGGCGTGAAGTTTTAAATCGCTACAACGACCTTTATCCGCTAAAATTCCAAGATAGCGATCAAATTTTAAAACCGCAGTGGGTTGTGCAAAAAACAGCACAAATAGCAGGAGATGAGGCGATAATCTCAACTGACGTCGGACAACATCAAATGTGGGTGGCTCAGTTTTATCCATTTAAAAATCCAAGACAGCTAATAACAAGTGGCGGTCAAGGAACTATGGGTTACGGTCTGCCCGCGGCTATAGGTGCAAAATGGGCGATGAGCGATAAACCAGTTATAAATTTCACTGGAGATGGCTCGATACTTATGAATATCCAAGAACTTATCGTATCAGCTATCGGCAAAAAACCAGTCGTAAATATCATCTTAAATAACAACTTTTTAGGTATGGTTCGTCAGTGGCAAACGTTTTTTTACGAAGAGAGATACTCGCAAACCGACCTTAGTTTTCAGCCTGACTTTGTAAAACTAGCAGAAAGCCTTGGCGGTATCGGCTTTAGAGTAAAGACAAAAGATGAATTTGAAAATGCACTAAAACAAGCCCTAAAAAGCGAAAAACCATCACTAATAGACGTGGTTGTTGATCGCTTTGAGAATGTTTTACCAATGGTACCAGCAGGTGCTGCAATTTACAATATGATACTAGATGATAAGGGTCAAAGATGA
- the hemW gene encoding radical SAM family heme chaperone HemW: MLLYAHIPFCESKCPYCAFGSVVGKSELYSQYFKALIDDFKAQVQNFNVEKKSISTLFIGGGTPSAVSALFYEDFFAQISPFLKDDCEITSEANPNSATYNWLKSMRSYGVNRISFGAQSFFEDKLKFLGRLHDKKQVFTAVQNAKKAGFKNINVDIIYSTKFDTKKRLSQEVLNLKELGLTHVSAYSLTLEPKTPFFGKTSYKKDSPILAKFLINELENIGLKQYEISNFGQICRHNLGYWQGKNYLAIGAYAIGFVGSQRFYNQSNLNDYIENPHKKDIENLSPNDKKLERIFLGARSIVGIGAEILDESQLKRAEILTKAKKLVFKDDKFYVKNYLLADEIALFIAG; this comes from the coding sequence GTGTTACTATACGCACATATCCCGTTTTGCGAGAGCAAATGTCCATATTGTGCGTTTGGCTCGGTTGTTGGCAAAAGTGAGCTTTACTCACAGTATTTTAAAGCACTAATTGATGATTTTAAAGCCCAAGTGCAAAATTTCAATGTAGAAAAAAAGAGCATAAGCACTTTATTTATAGGTGGCGGAACTCCAAGTGCTGTGAGCGCGTTGTTTTATGAGGATTTTTTTGCTCAAATTTCGCCGTTTTTAAAGGATGATTGCGAGATAACAAGTGAAGCAAACCCAAACTCAGCAACATATAACTGGCTAAAAAGTATGCGAAGTTATGGCGTAAATCGCATAAGTTTTGGTGCTCAAAGTTTTTTTGAAGATAAGCTGAAATTTCTAGGTAGACTGCACGATAAAAAGCAGGTTTTTACTGCCGTGCAAAATGCGAAAAAGGCCGGATTTAAAAACATAAATGTAGATATAATCTACTCAACAAAATTTGATACTAAAAAGCGTTTATCACAAGAGGTTTTAAACCTTAAAGAGCTAGGTTTAACTCACGTGAGCGCATACTCTTTAACGCTTGAGCCAAAAACGCCGTTTTTTGGTAAAACAAGCTATAAAAAAGATAGCCCTATTTTGGCTAAATTTTTAATAAATGAGTTAGAAAATATCGGTCTAAAGCAGTATGAAATTTCAAATTTTGGTCAAATTTGCCGTCATAATCTTGGCTACTGGCAGGGCAAAAACTATCTAGCCATCGGTGCTTATGCGATAGGTTTTGTTGGCAGTCAAAGGTTTTATAATCAAAGTAATTTAAATGATTACATAGAAAATCCCCACAAAAAAGATATTGAAAATTTAAGCCCAAACGATAAAAAATTAGAGAGAATTTTTCTTGGAGCTAGGAGTATTGTTGGCATTGGGGCTGAAATTTTAGATGAGAGTCAGCTTAAAAGGGCTGAAATTTTAACAAAAGCAAAAAAACTTGTGTTTAAAGATGATAAATTTTATGTAAAAAACTATCTTTTAGCCGATGAAATAGCACTTTTTATTGCTGGTTGA
- the tatB gene encoding Sec-independent protein translocase protein TatB, protein MFGMSLPEILIIAIIAVLVLGPDKLPDAMVSIAKFFKTVKKGVNDAKATFDQEVKIAELKEDAKKYTQSITQATENVRKKLTFEELDEIKKGVSEATSGINDAIDGVKKSAKAVTDPVGAVKDAVLSDKDEKKEA, encoded by the coding sequence ATGTTTGGTATGAGCCTCCCTGAGATATTAATCATCGCGATTATAGCTGTTTTGGTTCTTGGTCCTGATAAGCTACCTGACGCAATGGTAAGCATAGCAAAGTTTTTTAAAACGGTTAAAAAAGGCGTAAATGACGCAAAAGCTACCTTTGATCAAGAGGTTAAAATAGCTGAATTAAAAGAAGATGCTAAAAAATATACACAAAGCATAACTCAAGCAACTGAAAATGTCCGAAAAAAGCTTACTTTTGAAGAGCTTGATGAGATTAAAAAAGGTGTTAGCGAGGCCACAAGCGGTATAAATGACGCGATAGATGGCGTAAAAAAGAGCGCAAAAGCAGTGACAGACCCAGTTGGTGCAGTAAAGGACGCCGTGCTAAGCGATAAAGATGAGAAAAAAGAGGCTTAA
- the tatC gene encoding twin-arginine translocase subunit TatC, with amino-acid sequence MFEEIKPHLVELRKRLGISVASVFVMFVVCFSFWNPILAWMTEPLKEALPTGSNIIFTQVQEPFFTAMKVAFFAGLILALPIIFWQFWLFVAPGLYDNEKKYVIPFVLSATAMFLCGASFCYFVVIPLGFNFLINFGGQLFTALPSIGEYVGFFTKLLVAFGIAFELPVITFFLAKLGLVDDKALKGFFRYAVVIIFIFSAIMTPPDVLSQFLMAFPLMGLYGISIYIAKVANTKDKDEQDLDE; translated from the coding sequence ATGTTTGAAGAGATAAAACCGCATTTAGTAGAGCTTAGAAAGAGGCTTGGGATTAGCGTTGCTAGTGTTTTTGTGATGTTTGTGGTTTGCTTTAGCTTTTGGAACCCTATTTTAGCCTGGATGACTGAGCCGTTAAAAGAGGCGTTGCCTACGGGTTCAAACATCATATTTACACAGGTTCAAGAGCCGTTTTTTACCGCTATGAAAGTTGCGTTTTTTGCAGGGCTTATCTTAGCGCTTCCGATTATATTTTGGCAGTTTTGGTTATTTGTCGCACCTGGACTTTACGATAATGAAAAAAAATATGTAATACCATTTGTCCTATCCGCAACTGCAATGTTTTTGTGTGGAGCTAGTTTTTGCTATTTTGTAGTTATCCCACTTGGCTTTAATTTTCTTATAAATTTTGGCGGTCAGCTATTTACCGCACTACCTAGCATAGGCGAATATGTTGGGTTTTTTACAAAACTTTTAGTGGCTTTTGGTATAGCTTTTGAGTTGCCTGTTATTACATTTTTTCTCGCAAAACTAGGACTTGTTGACGATAAGGCGTTAAAGGGATTTTTTAGATACGCGGTCGTGATTATATTTATATTCTCAGCGATAATGACACCACCTGATGTGTTAAGCCAGTTTTTAATGGCATTTCCATTAATGGGACTTTATGGAATTTCTATATACATCGCAAAGGTAGCAAATACAAAAGATAAGGACGAGCAGGACTTAGATGAGTGA